One genomic segment of Chelmon rostratus isolate fCheRos1 chromosome 22, fCheRos1.pri, whole genome shotgun sequence includes these proteins:
- the arfgap3 gene encoding ADP-ribosylation factor GTPase-activating protein 3 has product MSEPSKQDISAIFKRLRSIPTNKICFDCSVKNPSWASITYGVFLCIDCSGAHRSLGVHLSFIRSTELDFNWSWFQLRCMQVGGNASAIAFFNQHGCTASAANAKYNSRAAQLYREKIKTLATQATRRHGTELWLDSQAPLSPTSPDDKQVDFFSLHSQAVPENLNMAKMSLSSSTSEKRVTAEKEEDKNGNLEEGPSVEMLSVSPKANPELSSLLKKKPAGAKKTLASKKGGLGAQKVSSKSFTELEKKAQAADKLREKEEGTTTGKNIQSKESIVPSLRLACIDLEKQRKMEEQKLKGLEGKKREQAERLGMGLGVRSGVSHSVTSDMQIIQQENPQAAKTTKGRRFTEDDDDDEGSFSSRILSRFGDQTESADSFSSRWDDRGEGGGWMKESKKPEPDFLLTSTMSSLDDRPTARRKPEPVLDTGEARTKFGDVKAISSDMYFGKHDNSEYETKTQLERFTGSTSISSADLFDDPKKQAASSYRLTSVLPSAPDMSQLKLGVRSVAGKLSVMASGVVSSIQDHYSS; this is encoded by the exons ATGTCAGAGCCCAGCAAGCAGGACATTTCAGCTATCTTTAAGCGGCTTCGCTCCATTCCTACGAATAAG ATTTGCTTTGACTGCTCAGTTAAAAACCCCAGCTGGGCCAGCATCACCTATGGCGTGTTCCTGTGTATAGATTGCTCTGGAGCACACAGGTCTCTCGGGGTGCACCTGTCCTTTATCAG GTCAACTGAGCTGGATTTTAATTGGTCGTGGTTCCAGCTAAGATGTATGCAAGTGGGAGGCAATGCCAGCGCG ATTGCATTTTTCAATCAACATGGTTGCACGGCCAGCGCTGCCAATGCCAAGTACAACAGCCGAGCTGCTCAGCTGTACAGGGAGAAGATAAAGACTTTAGCCACACAAGCCACCAGACGCCATGGCACTGAG TTGTGGCTTGACAGTCAGGCTCCTCTCTCCCCAACATCGCCAGATGACAAGCAGGTGGACTTCTTCAGTCTGCATTCGCAG GCTGTTCCTGAAAACCTGAACATGGCCAAGATGAgtctcagctcctccacatCAGAGAAGCGGGTAACTGcggaaaaagaggaagacaaaaatg GTAATCTTGAGGAGGGTCCAAGTGTGGAGATGCTGAGTGTTTCTCCAAAAGCAAATCCAG AACTCTCCTCTCTTCTGAAGAAGAAACCAGCCGGTGCCAAGAAAACC TTGGCCTCAAAGAAGGGAGGTCTGGGCGCCCAGAAGGTTAGCAGCAAGAGTTTCACAGAGCTGGAGAAGAAGGCTCAAGCTGCTGATAagctcagagagaaagaagagggcACTACAACTGGCAAGAATATTCAGTCTAAGGAATCCAT TGTCCCATCCCTGCGACTGGCCTGTATAGATCttgagaagcagaggaaaatgGAGGAGCAGAAGTTGAAGGGATTAgaggggaagaagagagagcaagCTGAGAGACTGGGCATGGGTCTCGGCGTGAGGAG TGGAGTGTCTCATTCTGTGACGTCGGACATGCAGATCATCCAGCAGGAGAATCCACAGGCGGCCAAGACCACCAAAGGACGACGGTTCACTGAagacgacgatgatgatgaagggTCCTTCAGCTCtag GATCTTGTCCCGCTTTGGGGATCAAACCGAAAGTGCGGATAGTTTCTCCTCACGGTGGGATGATAGAGGCGAGGGAGGAGGCTGGATGAAGGAGAGCAAGAAACCAGAGCCAGACTTCTTGTTGACCTCCACTATGTCATCGCTGGACGACAG GCCCACAGCCAGAAGAAAACCAGAACCAGTGTTGGACACAGGAGAGGCTCGGACAAAGTTTGGGGACGTGAAAGCCATCTCTTCTGACATGTACTTTGGAAAACATGATAACTCTGAG TACGAGACCAAAACACAACTGGAAAGATTTACTGGGAGCACCTCCATCAGTTCAGCAGACCTTTTTGATGATCCGAAGAAACAGGCTG CGAGTTCGTACCGTCTGACCAGCGTGCTGCCCAGCGCTCCTGACATGTCACAGCTCAAACTGGGGGTGCGCTCAGTCGCGGGGAAGCTCTCCGTCATGGCCAGTGGCGTAGTCAGCTCAATTCAG gATCACTACAGTTCCTGA